In Bacillus sp. NP247, one DNA window encodes the following:
- a CDS encoding DUF4023 domain-containing protein, which translates to MSNSNDFLDTLHEKQAKDEQNRKRQGNGNPAKKKPNKTHK; encoded by the coding sequence ATGAGTAACTCAAATGATTTTTTAGATACATTACATGAAAAACAAGCAAAAGATGAACAAAATAGAAAGCGCCAAGGAAACGGGAACCCCGCGAAAAAAAAGCCAAATAAAACACATAAATAA
- a CDS encoding translocation protein TolB: MKRFIVSGIVILCLFFCLTSITSAENNGVKVAFIRNHNIWIKVGEKEKQITKGEYITGPKWSHNGEWLAYAKGKKRNHFELYRLKDGKKVTPSQSEASNYQWSPTENIIAFVFARTLNIFDAEKKKADFENVANGVGDYAWYPDGKKFLVSSEAYLLPTGWTGAQLYEIQKDANMNPHKMKHLYALPNEHDDFLALVGSGFKWSPDQKWISFLAVPTASLSADSNTLCLIRSDGNRFETVDQMVLNTQWFKWTPSKNTLAYIEGSGRVALENKHLKIKELPALQQNTFTPKGYVDWDFTWKNDNVIIVSRAKEAELSAPLEKRPLPSLYAVNSINDEQNQITKPSNSQGDYNPIFIKKSNQLMWLRSNRKKADVWLAHSDGKYEKKWIENIDVPEWYYEKWNWEDVVSVKDE; the protein is encoded by the coding sequence ATGAAAAGGTTTATAGTAAGTGGAATCGTGATTCTGTGCCTTTTTTTCTGTTTAACTTCTATTACTAGCGCAGAAAATAATGGAGTGAAAGTTGCTTTTATTCGTAATCATAATATATGGATTAAAGTCGGTGAGAAAGAAAAACAAATTACAAAAGGAGAGTACATAACAGGGCCGAAATGGTCACATAATGGAGAATGGCTTGCATATGCAAAAGGAAAGAAGCGAAATCATTTTGAACTGTATCGGCTGAAAGATGGAAAGAAAGTTACACCATCTCAATCAGAAGCATCGAATTATCAATGGTCACCAACAGAGAATATAATTGCCTTTGTATTTGCACGTACATTAAATATATTTGATGCTGAAAAAAAGAAAGCAGATTTTGAAAATGTAGCCAATGGTGTAGGTGACTATGCATGGTATCCTGATGGTAAGAAGTTTCTTGTATCATCAGAAGCGTACTTGCTTCCAACAGGATGGACAGGTGCTCAGTTATATGAAATACAAAAGGATGCAAATATGAATCCTCATAAGATGAAACATTTATATGCACTACCGAATGAGCATGATGACTTTTTAGCATTAGTTGGAAGTGGATTTAAGTGGTCGCCAGATCAAAAATGGATTTCGTTTTTGGCAGTACCAACAGCTTCTTTGTCAGCGGATAGTAATACACTTTGCTTAATTCGATCAGACGGCAATCGTTTTGAAACAGTAGATCAAATGGTATTAAACACACAATGGTTCAAATGGACGCCATCAAAAAATACATTAGCCTATATTGAAGGCAGCGGGAGAGTTGCTTTAGAGAATAAGCATTTAAAAATAAAAGAATTGCCGGCTCTCCAGCAAAATACATTTACTCCAAAAGGCTATGTTGATTGGGATTTCACATGGAAGAACGATAATGTAATTATCGTTTCAAGGGCAAAGGAAGCAGAGCTATCGGCCCCTCTAGAAAAAAGACCACTACCATCTTTATATGCAGTAAATAGTATAAACGATGAACAAAATCAAATTACAAAGCCATCAAATAGCCAAGGCGATTATAACCCTATTTTTATTAAGAAGAGCAACCAATTAATGTGGCTCCGTTCAAATCGTAAGAAAGCTGATGTATGGCTTGCTCATAGCGATGGGAAATATGAAAAGAAGTGGATTGAAAATATAGATGTGCCAGAGTGGTATTATGAGAAATGGAATTGGGAAGATGTCGTTTCGGTTAAAGACGAGTAA
- a CDS encoding phosphoglycerate mutase, with amino-acid sequence MKWIIFFIGMIIWGYINGFFNSDKTANPWITDDERETKIKQKAIIASWSVVFIFCIINLLNKWLGLGASDTSLYLPDPVATILKENVELQVLLMLFITYGLFYLYYRRKLST; translated from the coding sequence ATGAAATGGATTATCTTCTTTATCGGAATGATCATATGGGGATACATAAATGGCTTTTTTAATAGTGATAAAACTGCTAATCCTTGGATTACAGATGATGAGCGTGAAACAAAAATTAAGCAAAAAGCAATTATCGCAAGCTGGTCTGTTGTTTTCATATTTTGTATCATTAACCTCTTAAACAAATGGTTAGGTTTAGGAGCGAGCGATACATCACTTTACTTACCAGATCCTGTCGCAACTATTTTAAAAGAAAATGTAGAGTTACAAGTTTTACTTATGTTATTCATTACGTATGGACTCTTTTACTTATACTACCGAAGAAAACTAAGCACTTAA
- a CDS encoding histidine phosphatase family protein, translated as MKLIFVRHGEGEHTKDLPLSLQAVNPPLTGVGKKQAKLLQYDVPLQEKDILIVSPTLRTLQTATIWSAEVACQKIVHPCISPRIFPYRESAKTLPCDQLLDRKIMKNLFPHFSLEESTNELLWNEGINIISEKEFQQIVEEFLHWCDQLKAEKICIVSHDGTITAYRQYLQKVALTRADFLKETGMYEIDL; from the coding sequence ATGAAACTTATCTTTGTTCGGCATGGTGAAGGTGAGCATACGAAAGATTTACCATTAAGTTTACAAGCAGTGAATCCGCCATTGACGGGTGTGGGAAAGAAGCAGGCAAAATTGCTTCAGTACGATGTACCATTACAAGAAAAGGATATATTAATCGTTAGTCCTACACTTCGAACTTTACAAACCGCGACAATATGGAGTGCGGAAGTTGCTTGTCAAAAAATTGTTCATCCGTGTATATCCCCGCGTATTTTTCCTTATCGGGAATCCGCCAAAACATTGCCATGCGATCAATTGTTAGATCGAAAGATAATGAAAAATTTATTTCCACATTTTTCATTAGAAGAAAGTACGAATGAATTGTTATGGAATGAGGGAATCAATATCATCTCAGAGAAGGAATTTCAGCAAATAGTAGAGGAATTTCTGCATTGGTGCGATCAGTTAAAAGCAGAAAAAATTTGTATCGTTTCACATGATGGAACAATTACAGCGTATAGGCAATATTTACAGAAAGTTGCTTTAACTAGAGCAGATTTTTTGAAAGAAACGGGTATGTATGAAATTGACTTATAG
- a CDS encoding 4a-hydroxytetrahydrobiopterin dehydratase translates to MMLRLTNEEVQEELTKLDKWTVKDEKWIERKYMFSDYLKGVEFVSEAAKLSEEHNHHPFILIQYKAVIITLSSWNAKGLTKLDFELAKQFDELFLQNEKAIIRK, encoded by the coding sequence ATGATGCTACGATTAACTAATGAAGAAGTACAAGAGGAATTAACAAAGCTGGATAAATGGACAGTGAAAGATGAAAAATGGATTGAAAGAAAATATATGTTTTCCGACTACTTAAAAGGAGTCGAATTTGTCTCTGAAGCCGCCAAACTATCAGAAGAACATAATCACCACCCATTTATCCTTATCCAGTATAAAGCAGTCATTATTACTTTGTCATCATGGAATGCAAAAGGTTTAACGAAACTAGATTTTGAACTTGCAAAGCAATTTGATGAACTATTTTTACAAAACGAAAAAGCAATTATAAGAAAATAA
- a CDS encoding aromatic amino acid hydroxylase — MTKKTEIPSHLKPFVSTQHYDQYTPVNHAVWRYIMRQNHSFLKDVAHPAYVNGLQSSGINIDAIPKVEEMNECLAPSGWGAVTIDGLIPGVAFFDFQGHGLLPIATDIRKVENIEYTPAPDIVHEAAGHAPILLDSTYAKYVKRFGQIGAKAFSTKEEHDAFEAVRTLTIVKESPTSTPDEVTAAENAVIEKQNLVSGLSEAEQISRLFWWTVEYGLIGNIDDPKIYGAGLLSSVGESKHCLTDAVEKVPFSIEACTGTTYDVTKMQPQLFVCQSFEELTEALETFSETMAFKTGGTEGLEKAIHSENHATTELNSGLQITGTFTETIKNDAGEVIYMRTSSPTALAIHNKQLANHSISVHSDGFGTPVGLLNGNIALEDCTEEKLQSLGITIGNGADFTFASDIHVKGTVTDIVKNDNKIALISFIDCTVTYKDRLLFDASWGAFDMAVGSTITSVFPGAADAAAFFPMDEEVQEIPAPLVLNELERMYQTVRDIRNDSILHDTHTDQLIAIQEVLNKFHPKEWLLRLEILELLLEHNKGHEASAALLQQLSTFTTEESVTRLINNGLALLQVKDVKNDATIN, encoded by the coding sequence ATGACAAAGAAAACAGAAATCCCATCGCATTTAAAACCATTCGTATCCACACAACATTATGATCAATACACACCGGTGAATCACGCTGTGTGGCGTTACATTATGAGACAAAATCATAGCTTCTTAAAAGACGTTGCCCATCCAGCCTATGTGAATGGACTACAATCATCTGGTATTAATATAGATGCAATTCCAAAGGTAGAAGAAATGAATGAATGCTTAGCACCAAGCGGCTGGGGAGCTGTAACAATTGATGGCCTTATTCCTGGCGTCGCATTCTTTGACTTTCAGGGGCACGGCTTACTACCAATTGCAACAGATATTCGTAAAGTAGAAAATATTGAGTACACACCAGCTCCAGATATTGTACACGAAGCGGCAGGACACGCACCGATTTTACTTGATTCTACATATGCAAAATATGTGAAACGTTTTGGACAAATTGGTGCGAAAGCTTTCTCAACAAAAGAAGAACATGATGCATTTGAAGCTGTTCGTACATTAACGATTGTCAAAGAAAGCCCTACTTCTACTCCTGATGAAGTTACAGCTGCTGAAAATGCTGTAATTGAAAAACAAAACTTAGTTTCTGGTTTATCAGAAGCTGAACAAATTTCACGTCTTTTCTGGTGGACAGTGGAGTACGGGTTAATTGGAAATATTGACGATCCAAAAATCTACGGTGCTGGCCTTCTTTCCTCTGTCGGCGAAAGCAAACATTGCTTAACAGATGCTGTAGAAAAAGTTCCTTTCTCAATTGAAGCTTGCACAGGGACAACTTATGATGTGACAAAAATGCAACCACAGCTATTTGTTTGTCAATCATTTGAAGAGTTAACTGAGGCGCTTGAGACGTTCTCTGAAACGATGGCATTCAAAACAGGTGGCACAGAAGGGTTAGAAAAAGCAATTCACTCCGAAAATCATGCCACAACTGAGTTAAATAGCGGATTACAAATTACAGGTACATTTACAGAAACAATTAAAAATGATGCCGGTGAAGTCATTTACATGCGAACAAGCTCTCCAACTGCATTAGCAATTCATAATAAGCAGTTGGCAAATCATTCTATCTCTGTACACAGCGATGGATTCGGGACACCGGTCGGATTACTAAATGGTAATATCGCGCTAGAAGATTGTACAGAAGAAAAGTTACAGTCATTAGGCATTACAATTGGAAACGGTGCAGATTTTACTTTTGCAAGTGACATTCATGTAAAAGGAACAGTAACTGACATTGTAAAGAATGATAATAAAATTGCCCTTATCTCGTTTATAGATTGTACAGTTACTTATAAAGATCGTTTACTATTTGATGCTTCATGGGGCGCATTTGATATGGCTGTTGGTTCAACAATTACTTCCGTATTCCCAGGTGCCGCAGATGCCGCAGCATTTTTCCCAATGGATGAAGAAGTACAAGAAATTCCTGCTCCACTTGTACTGAATGAACTTGAACGTATGTATCAAACAGTTCGAGATATACGTAACGATAGTATTTTACACGATACTCATACTGATCAATTAATAGCTATTCAAGAAGTATTAAATAAATTTCATCCGAAAGAATGGTTGCTTCGTCTTGAAATTTTAGAATTGCTTTTAGAACATAACAAAGGTCACGAAGCATCAGCAGCATTATTACAACAACTTTCTACTTTCACAACTGAAGAATCTGTAACACGTCTTATTAACAATGGTCTTGCGTTACTGCAGGTAAAGGATGTGAAAAATGATGCTACGATTAACTAA